CAGCTATAGCAACCCGATCTGGGTCGACCTCGCCTTTTTCGATTAAATAGCGAACGGCATTTGCACTATCTTGTACGTCCACAATTCCCCAGTTCCCTTTGAGTCGCTCCCGATACTCTCGTCCATATCCAGTTGAGCCACCGTAGTTGATATCGACAACCGCAAATCCTATGCTCGTCCAGTACTGGTTTGTCAGGTTTAGTATGGAAGAACTCATCCCTGTAGGTCCGCCATGGACATGTACTAATAAAGGCGGTTTTTCATCGGCTGGAGCTTTATAGTCCGCATTCTTTGGACGGTATAAAATGGCATGAGCTGTCTTGTCTCCTTTTGTTGGATACTCAATAGGCACTGGTAGGGA
The window above is part of the Bacillus carboniphilus genome. Proteins encoded here:
- a CDS encoding alpha/beta hydrolase family protein; this encodes MVHNRSYKSVIRTNLGSKYLSLPVPIEYPTKGDKTAHAILYRPKNADYKAPADEKPPLLVHVHGGPTGMSSSILNLTNQYWTSIGFAVVDINYGGSTGYGREYRERLKGNWGIVDVQDSANAVRYLIEKGEVDPDRVAIAVK